Proteins from a genomic interval of Streptomyces sp. NBC_00820:
- a CDS encoding ATP-binding protein has product MTSETIPPSDTTQLTSPVSTFSMLFSSTPRGARLARRLAGHRLDTWGIPYDSDPHDALTLIVAELCANAVRHGHVPGRDFRLQLTCETKAVRVEVTDTRTERLPATHTTADPVSERGRGLLLVTCLATRWDWHQRPDGPGKTVWAEYELPSEGCTAHA; this is encoded by the coding sequence ATGACCAGCGAGACCATCCCTCCCAGCGACACCACCCAACTCACCAGTCCCGTAAGCACCTTCTCCATGTTGTTCAGCTCCACCCCGCGCGGCGCACGCCTCGCCCGCCGCCTCGCCGGGCATCGGCTCGACACCTGGGGTATCCCGTACGACAGCGACCCGCATGACGCGCTCACGCTGATCGTCGCCGAGCTGTGCGCGAACGCCGTCCGCCACGGCCACGTCCCCGGCCGCGACTTCCGCCTCCAATTGACGTGCGAAACAAAGGCCGTACGCGTGGAAGTCACCGACACCCGAACCGAACGGCTTCCGGCCACCCACACAACTGCCGACCCCGTCAGCGAGAGGGGCCGAGGCCTGCTGCTGGTGACGTGTCTCGCCACTCGCTGGGACTGGCACCAGCGCCCCGACGGCCCGGGCAAGACGGTCTGGGCGGAGTACGAGCTGCCCTCCGAAGGCTGCACCGCTCACGCCTGA
- a CDS encoding alpha/beta hydrolase, protein MTTWQQLRDLKLTEYQDAADEWGEISHRSDAARIRVEQEMSIPVRSTQKGETPDAAVGRLNRLRDNYQYLHSECGLVRTTLNALATELASPQRRLKHALEDAESLGFTVNENGSVTYPNSVPLAPSNSTATPGAPVPLLPGAGEGQGNANKGKAEDIAQRIADAVREADEIDTRYAGLLRRLKAPAGLEVTTEMLADAGKDLKAVQKEAGGVLEKEDIPHGKSAAQNRGWWDHLTGEQQDEYLTLYPAEIGALDGLPSTVRDTSNRMVLAQTMAQTQITLDGLPANPPQYIQVGDPPSAVVNPEWKKWVKPYHDMIGMKAIQARLDASGFPGEMGKSGLPQAYVLGFDTKGDGRAIIANGNPDTADNTAVYVPGTGSGLEGAHGDIGRMTELWRTAQTQSPGQTTSTVTWIGYDAPDQIPNAAARHYAYDGAAPLNNFMDGLQTAQGGPDSSHTTLIGHSYGTTTIGAAAKMPDHIAADDIVVAGSPGMLVSDASDLDVGSDHVWSEAARTDPVPLLGQEALGGRKLGMSTWNGIPYNAGLIISIPSDESFGAHRMDVDTSGHSGYWDSGSTSLLNQANVVVGRYDRVKED, encoded by the coding sequence GTGACCACCTGGCAGCAACTGCGCGATCTGAAGCTCACCGAGTACCAGGACGCCGCCGACGAGTGGGGCGAGATCAGCCACCGTTCCGATGCCGCCCGGATCCGCGTCGAGCAGGAGATGTCGATCCCGGTACGCAGCACCCAGAAGGGCGAGACGCCCGATGCGGCAGTTGGCCGGCTCAACCGGCTCAGAGACAACTACCAGTACCTGCACAGCGAGTGCGGCCTGGTCCGTACCACCCTCAACGCGCTCGCCACCGAACTCGCCTCCCCGCAAAGAAGGTTGAAGCACGCTCTGGAGGACGCGGAGTCCCTCGGTTTCACCGTGAACGAGAACGGCTCGGTCACCTACCCCAACTCCGTCCCCCTCGCCCCGAGCAACAGCACCGCCACACCGGGCGCACCCGTGCCCCTGCTGCCCGGCGCCGGCGAGGGACAGGGCAACGCCAACAAGGGCAAGGCCGAGGACATTGCCCAACGCATCGCAGACGCGGTCAGAGAAGCCGACGAGATCGACACCCGTTACGCCGGGTTACTGCGCAGACTCAAGGCCCCGGCCGGGCTGGAAGTCACCACCGAGATGCTCGCGGACGCCGGGAAGGATCTGAAGGCCGTCCAGAAGGAGGCCGGGGGCGTCCTGGAGAAGGAGGACATCCCGCACGGCAAGAGCGCGGCTCAGAACCGGGGCTGGTGGGATCACCTCACCGGAGAGCAGCAGGATGAGTACCTGACGCTCTACCCGGCGGAGATCGGTGCGCTGGACGGGCTGCCGAGCACGGTGCGGGACACGTCCAACCGCATGGTGCTGGCCCAGACCATGGCCCAGACCCAGATCACCCTCGACGGACTGCCCGCGAACCCGCCCCAGTACATCCAGGTCGGAGACCCGCCCTCCGCCGTGGTCAACCCCGAATGGAAGAAGTGGGTCAAGCCCTACCACGACATGATCGGCATGAAGGCGATCCAGGCCCGGCTCGACGCGAGCGGTTTCCCCGGAGAGATGGGGAAGTCAGGCCTGCCCCAGGCCTATGTGCTGGGTTTCGACACCAAGGGCGACGGGCGCGCCATCATCGCCAATGGCAACCCGGACACCGCGGACAACACGGCCGTGTACGTACCGGGGACGGGCTCTGGGCTGGAGGGGGCCCACGGCGACATCGGCCGGATGACAGAACTGTGGCGCACCGCCCAGACACAGTCCCCCGGGCAGACAACCTCTACGGTCACGTGGATCGGCTACGACGCGCCGGACCAGATTCCGAATGCCGCTGCCCGGCACTATGCCTATGACGGTGCGGCCCCCCTCAACAACTTCATGGACGGCCTTCAGACCGCCCAGGGTGGCCCCGACAGCAGCCACACCACCTTGATCGGCCACAGCTACGGCACCACCACGATCGGTGCCGCCGCCAAGATGCCCGACCACATCGCCGCCGACGACATCGTCGTAGCCGGCAGCCCCGGCATGCTGGTCAGTGATGCCTCCGACCTCGACGTGGGAAGCGATCATGTGTGGTCCGAAGCTGCCCGCACCGACCCGGTGCCCCTCCTCGGGCAGGAGGCCCTGGGCGGCCGCAAGTTGGGTATGTCGACTTGGAACGGAATTCCCTACAATGCCGGCCTGATCATCTCGATCCCCTCCGACGAATCCTTCGGAGCCCACCGCATGGATGTCGACACCAGCGGCCACAGCGGCTACTGGGATTCAGGCTCGACCTCGCTGTTGAACCAGGCGAACGTCGTGGTCGGCCGATACGACCGGGTGAAAGAAGACTGA
- a CDS encoding ATP-binding protein, translating into MNSETAEPHDVAEAAVHGSHFAIRFSSTPRGARLARRLAGQCLDAWGVPYGCDAHDTLTLIVAELAANAVRHGRVAGRDFHLSLAFATTTVRIEVTDTRGERLPAAATPAYRQDTDDTGGRGLLLVECLADSWGWRPRTDGPGKTVWAKYIPPSMADRWPPPGPTTSEQARTAR; encoded by the coding sequence GTGAACAGTGAAACTGCCGAACCCCACGACGTCGCCGAAGCGGCCGTACATGGCTCCCACTTCGCCATACGGTTCAGCTCGACGCCGCGTGGTGCGAGGCTCGCCCGGCGGCTCGCCGGGCAGTGCCTCGACGCCTGGGGTGTCCCCTACGGCTGCGACGCGCACGACACCCTGACCCTGATCGTCGCCGAACTCGCGGCCAACGCCGTCCGGCACGGCAGAGTCGCCGGGCGCGACTTCCACCTGTCGCTGGCCTTCGCCACCACGACCGTACGGATCGAGGTCACCGACACGCGCGGCGAACGCCTGCCCGCAGCCGCCACACCGGCATACAGACAGGACACGGACGACACCGGCGGGCGCGGCCTGCTCCTGGTCGAGTGTCTCGCCGACAGCTGGGGCTGGCGCCCGCGCACGGACGGCCCCGGCAAGACGGTGTGGGCGAAGTACATCCCACCCTCGATGGCCGACCGGTGGCCGCCTCCCGGCCCCACCACCTCCGAGCAGGCCCGCACGGCGCGGTGA
- a CDS encoding helix-turn-helix domain-containing protein: protein MTSTQPAERDLDEGDLGEREDAGPRPEDGPGSGVVAAFGRQLKLLRVRAGLERAEFGRLTGYAAQSIASFEQGRRIPAPRFIDRADEVLDAGGVLKALKEEVARAQYPAFFRDMARLETEAVALHVYAALAVPGLLQTEEYARAVFGMRRPLLDEETVEQRVSARLARQEIFSRRPMPTLSFVVEESVLRRPIGGRSVLRGQLEQIMLHGQRRNVELQVMPNERTDHCGLGGPFTLIENGEGRRTAYVEVQRDSTLHTDRSAVREIEEQYGILRAQALTPREALKFIEKLLGEL, encoded by the coding sequence ATGACGTCTACACAGCCGGCTGAACGGGACCTGGATGAAGGCGATCTGGGCGAACGGGAAGATGCCGGACCGAGGCCGGAGGACGGCCCGGGGTCGGGCGTGGTGGCGGCCTTCGGACGCCAGTTGAAGCTGCTACGGGTCCGGGCGGGCCTGGAACGGGCGGAGTTCGGCCGACTCACCGGCTACGCCGCCCAGTCGATCGCCTCCTTCGAGCAGGGCCGCCGCATCCCCGCACCGAGGTTCATCGACCGGGCGGACGAGGTGTTGGACGCCGGGGGAGTACTCAAGGCGCTGAAGGAGGAGGTGGCTCGCGCGCAGTATCCGGCGTTCTTTCGGGATATGGCGCGGTTGGAGACCGAAGCGGTGGCTCTGCACGTGTACGCGGCGCTGGCTGTACCTGGGTTGTTGCAGACCGAGGAGTACGCACGGGCCGTGTTCGGTATGCGTCGCCCGCTTCTTGACGAGGAGACAGTCGAGCAGAGGGTCTCAGCCCGCTTGGCCAGGCAGGAGATCTTCTCGCGCAGGCCGATGCCGACTCTGAGCTTCGTCGTCGAGGAATCGGTGTTGAGGCGCCCTATTGGCGGACGGTCGGTTCTGCGCGGGCAGCTTGAGCAGATCATGCTGCACGGCCAGCGCAGGAATGTGGAGCTTCAGGTCATGCCCAACGAGCGTACGGACCACTGCGGCTTGGGCGGTCCATTCACCTTGATCGAGAACGGTGAAGGGCGGAGGACGGCCTACGTTGAGGTTCAGCGAGACAGCACTCTTCACACCGACAGGTCGGCGGTCAGAGAGATCGAAGAGCAGTACGGGATCCTTCGGGCCCAGGCTCTCACCCCGCGAGAGGCGCTGAAATTCATTGAGAAGCTGCTGGGAGAGCTATGA
- a CDS encoding DUF397 domain-containing protein: MNIAETPVTAQPVWFKSSYSSGEGGECVEVADTAQAVHIRDSKVVGGPVLTVTPQAWTRFVGLTSDQTI; the protein is encoded by the coding sequence ATGAACATCGCCGAGACCCCGGTCACCGCTCAGCCTGTGTGGTTCAAGAGCAGCTACAGCAGTGGCGAGGGCGGGGAGTGTGTCGAGGTCGCCGACACCGCTCAAGCCGTGCACATCCGGGACTCGAAGGTCGTCGGCGGCCCGGTCCTGACGGTCACCCCCCAGGCGTGGACCAGATTTGTCGGGCTGACCTCCGACCAGACCATCTGA
- a CDS encoding EcsC family protein has protein sequence MNHAAGELDGSRLQKAVETIVITPEAATKLVGGYRATFEDKFKRKPESLEDRRRIAAKIIGRYSKISAAAGAATAAPSVIPGIGTAVAVLGGGAADIAVALKLQVDMCMCLVEVYESELSSEDKKHLAFTIALAGSAEQMATKGGKAAVQKIAEKLVYQYLRGPALVTIKQLFKRVSITFTQKAMAKAIPAGIGVAFSSSTNYILTTVVGKVAVAVLAKDVK, from the coding sequence ATGAACCACGCGGCGGGCGAGCTCGACGGATCTCGGCTCCAGAAGGCCGTCGAGACAATCGTCATCACACCGGAGGCGGCCACAAAGCTCGTAGGCGGTTACCGTGCGACCTTCGAGGACAAGTTCAAGCGGAAGCCCGAAAGCCTGGAGGACAGGCGCCGGATCGCGGCCAAGATCATAGGCCGGTACTCCAAAATTTCGGCGGCCGCTGGGGCGGCCACCGCGGCCCCGAGCGTGATTCCAGGGATCGGGACTGCGGTCGCAGTCTTGGGCGGTGGTGCCGCTGACATTGCCGTGGCTCTCAAGCTCCAGGTCGACATGTGCATGTGCCTGGTCGAGGTGTACGAATCCGAGCTGAGCAGTGAGGACAAGAAGCACCTCGCCTTCACGATCGCGTTGGCGGGTTCCGCAGAACAAATGGCAACAAAGGGCGGCAAAGCCGCGGTACAGAAGATCGCCGAGAAGTTGGTCTACCAGTACCTGAGAGGGCCCGCCTTGGTCACGATCAAGCAGCTGTTCAAGCGGGTATCCATCACCTTCACCCAGAAGGCGATGGCCAAGGCGATTCCAGCCGGCATAGGTGTCGCCTTCAGCAGTTCGACCAACTACATCCTGACGACGGTGGTGGGCAAGGTTGCCGTCGCCGTCCTGGCCAAAGATGTGAAATAG
- a CDS encoding type I restriction endonuclease subunit R → MSPIHNESAFGDAIVAAMTERGWREARPEDYRADLGLDTNELFTFIGATQPDEWYELVTLYGSDQAEAQRGFARRLDQAIATDGLLDVLRNGVKDRGVRLRVAYFKPNLVAHDSVLDGYRANRLTVVRELAYATKQADWGNRLDLTLFLNGIPVATAELKNPLTGQGVEQAKEQYRSDRDPTELLFTRRAVANFAVDPDLVFVATQLKGPKTRFLPFNTGSSGPGQPGGAGNPAPTAFGTYSSSYLWEQVWQPDNWLDLLQRFVHLHKSKTPGGGTTKKLIFPRFHQWDVVKKLTAHAATHGAGHNYLVMASAGSGKSNTIGWLAHRLSDLHTPTDPRELAPEALAQGLKTGVPVFDKVIVITDRRNLDAQLRETIGSFEQTAGLVVKIDEKNGAKGEQLARALSRDTGKIVTVTLHSFPALLDYLQRNPTEIQGSTFAIIVDEAHSSQSGDAATAVRAALRDLGLDSDSDDAGATTLTLDEKLEKKAEERSKAANLSYFAFTATPKAKTLELFGTPQTVNGEAVHRPFHTYSMRQAIEEGFILDPLRTYVTYNTYWKLVNQNPDEKEVDPSKANSLLARYALTHESTVAQHAQVVVEHFVSHTRGRLGGRAKAMVVTASRQSAVDMARAIKSYLKDRDYDTKYPDLGVLVAFSGSLTVDGEETTESKENGGLPESALPKAFAYTRADDKTVRAGGAGQQEYKILVVAEKYQTGFDQPLLTTMYVNKSLTGISAVQTLSRLNRTAERKTQADLAVLDFVNKAEDIQESFRPYFEEAMTLPSDPNLLYTAQSRVMRAPILAAQEMDEFAAAYFTAKEKAAGSQAKWEKLHAELYRLLSPAVTRFEALRDSDDEDDLETAEDFRADLNDYVRKYGFLAQIIPYRDAELERLHLYGRYLLTRLRGRTDGGVDIGEVDLSHLRVDKTGEYDVSLSADGPTMMQGFGDGSGGAKEAEKSLLSELIEKFNERFGTEFTEQDVIQPFEEAKADPKVRAAAVVNDEDNFGLVFDNVFADKMADHIDTIAGLGRQYFGPDKGFKSSLDRSARKAAWRMIRREEGLDDDV, encoded by the coding sequence ATGAGTCCCATCCACAACGAGTCCGCCTTCGGCGACGCCATCGTCGCCGCCATGACCGAGCGCGGCTGGCGCGAGGCCCGGCCCGAGGACTACCGGGCCGACCTCGGCCTGGACACCAACGAGCTGTTCACCTTCATCGGCGCCACCCAGCCCGACGAGTGGTACGAGCTGGTCACCCTCTACGGCAGCGACCAGGCGGAGGCCCAGCGCGGGTTCGCCCGCCGGCTCGACCAGGCCATCGCCACCGACGGCCTCCTCGACGTGCTCCGCAACGGCGTCAAGGACCGCGGTGTCCGTCTCCGCGTGGCGTACTTCAAGCCGAACCTCGTCGCACACGACTCCGTCCTCGACGGCTACCGCGCCAACCGCCTCACTGTCGTCCGCGAGTTGGCGTACGCCACGAAGCAGGCCGACTGGGGCAACCGGCTCGACCTCACCCTGTTCCTCAACGGAATCCCCGTAGCCACGGCCGAGTTGAAGAACCCCCTCACCGGCCAGGGCGTGGAGCAGGCCAAGGAACAGTACCGCTCCGACCGCGACCCCACCGAGCTGCTCTTCACGCGCCGAGCCGTCGCGAACTTCGCCGTGGACCCGGACCTGGTGTTCGTCGCGACCCAGCTCAAGGGGCCGAAGACCCGCTTCCTCCCCTTCAACACCGGTTCCAGCGGCCCCGGTCAGCCCGGCGGCGCCGGCAACCCGGCTCCCACCGCCTTCGGGACGTACTCCAGCTCCTACCTCTGGGAGCAGGTGTGGCAGCCGGACAACTGGCTGGACCTGCTCCAGCGGTTTGTACACCTGCACAAGTCGAAGACGCCCGGCGGCGGCACGACCAAGAAGCTGATCTTCCCCCGCTTCCACCAGTGGGACGTGGTCAAGAAGCTCACCGCGCACGCGGCCACGCACGGCGCGGGCCACAACTACCTCGTGATGGCCTCGGCCGGCTCCGGCAAGTCGAACACGATCGGCTGGCTCGCCCATCGCCTGAGCGACCTGCACACCCCCACCGACCCCCGCGAGCTCGCCCCCGAGGCCCTCGCGCAGGGCCTCAAGACGGGCGTGCCGGTCTTCGACAAGGTCATCGTCATCACCGACCGCCGCAACCTGGACGCCCAACTCCGGGAGACCATCGGCAGTTTCGAGCAGACGGCCGGCCTGGTCGTGAAGATCGACGAGAAGAACGGCGCGAAGGGCGAGCAGCTCGCCCGCGCCCTCTCCCGCGACACCGGGAAGATCGTCACCGTCACGCTGCACTCCTTCCCCGCGCTCCTCGACTACCTCCAGCGCAACCCCACCGAGATCCAGGGCTCGACCTTCGCGATCATCGTGGACGAGGCGCACTCCTCGCAGTCCGGCGATGCCGCCACCGCCGTACGGGCCGCGCTGCGTGACCTCGGCCTGGACTCGGACTCGGACGACGCGGGCGCGACCACCCTCACGCTCGACGAGAAGCTGGAGAAGAAGGCCGAGGAACGCTCCAAGGCCGCGAACCTCTCCTACTTCGCCTTCACCGCCACCCCGAAGGCCAAGACCCTCGAACTCTTCGGCACCCCGCAGACGGTGAACGGCGAGGCCGTGCACCGCCCCTTCCACACGTACTCCATGCGGCAGGCCATCGAGGAAGGCTTCATCCTCGACCCGCTGCGCACCTACGTCACGTACAACACGTACTGGAAGCTGGTGAACCAGAACCCGGACGAGAAGGAGGTCGACCCCTCCAAGGCCAACAGCCTGCTCGCCCGGTACGCGTTGACGCACGAGTCCACGGTCGCCCAGCACGCCCAGGTCGTCGTCGAGCACTTCGTCTCGCACACCCGCGGCCGGCTCGGCGGGCGCGCGAAGGCCATGGTCGTGACCGCCTCCCGACAGTCGGCCGTCGACATGGCGCGCGCGATCAAGAGCTACCTCAAGGACCGGGACTACGACACCAAATACCCCGACCTCGGCGTCCTCGTCGCCTTCTCGGGCTCGCTCACCGTCGACGGCGAGGAGACCACCGAGTCCAAGGAGAACGGCGGCCTGCCGGAGAGCGCGCTGCCCAAGGCGTTCGCGTACACCCGCGCCGACGACAAGACCGTCCGCGCCGGCGGTGCGGGCCAGCAGGAGTACAAGATCCTGGTCGTCGCCGAGAAGTACCAGACCGGCTTCGACCAGCCGCTCCTGACGACGATGTACGTCAACAAGTCGCTGACCGGCATCTCCGCCGTGCAGACGCTCTCCCGGCTGAACCGGACCGCCGAGCGCAAGACCCAGGCCGACCTGGCCGTCCTGGACTTCGTCAACAAGGCCGAGGACATCCAGGAGTCGTTCCGCCCGTACTTCGAGGAGGCGATGACCCTCCCCTCCGACCCCAACCTGCTCTACACCGCACAGAGCCGGGTCATGCGGGCGCCGATCCTGGCCGCCCAGGAGATGGACGAGTTCGCCGCGGCGTACTTCACGGCCAAGGAGAAGGCCGCCGGCTCTCAGGCCAAGTGGGAGAAGCTGCACGCCGAGCTGTACCGGCTGCTCTCCCCCGCCGTCACCCGCTTCGAGGCCCTCCGCGACAGCGACGACGAGGACGACCTGGAGACGGCGGAGGACTTCCGTGCCGACCTCAACGACTACGTCCGCAAGTACGGCTTCCTCGCGCAGATCATCCCGTACAGGGACGCCGAGTTGGAGCGCCTGCACCTCTACGGCCGCTATCTGCTCACCCGGCTGCGGGGCCGCACGGACGGCGGTGTGGACATAGGCGAAGTCGACCTCAGCCACCTGCGCGTCGACAAGACCGGCGAGTACGACGTCTCCCTCTCCGCCGACGGGCCGACGATGATGCAGGGCTTCGGCGACGGCTCGGGCGGCGCCAAGGAAGCGGAGAAGTCGCTGCTCTCCGAACTCATCGAGAAGTTCAACGAGCGCTTCGGCACCGAGTTCACCGAGCAGGACGTCATCCAGCCCTTCGAGGAGGCCAAGGCCGACCCGAAGGTGCGCGCGGCTGCCGTCGTCAACGACGAGGACAACTTCGGGCTCGTCTTCGACAACGTCTTCGCCGACAAGATGGCCGACCACATCGACACCATCGCCGGCCTCGGCCGCCAGTACTTCGGCCCCGACAAGGGCTTCAAGTCCAGCCTGGACCGCAGCGCCCGCAAGGCGGCGTGGCGGATGATCCGCCGCGAGGAGGGGCTGGATGACGACGTCTGA
- a CDS encoding restriction endonuclease subunit S encodes MSWDETRLKHLCTDSGQYGLNVPADQYRSSGTRLIRTSDITANGELRNAHDGVFVDTVLEPRHQLRQGDILLSRSGTLGRSLLVPAAADGHSFAGFLIRFRPSGDTEPRFLKYATQSAPFQGVVHSEAVSSTIQNFNADRYANIPLRAPGTDEQRRIADFLDTEIARVDRLALARERQLALAFARLDALAVRETGRLHVRAAGEPPADWPVRPLRRAIRGIKTGSTPSGSGPELWTDGSQPDTLPWYGPSDFEGLLGLGVPARLLPSGAVAERVVPLFPKGSVLIVGIGATAGKVAYLDHDASGNQQITALTPERDVSGEFLAWQLWAAARELRSTAPYTTLPIINNDFLKSFLIAVPSLGRQQEVARRLNRAADHVGALRAAAVRASGLVRERRQALITAAVTGQFDVSTAGGRNVTDGVTA; translated from the coding sequence ATGAGCTGGGACGAGACCCGCCTCAAGCACCTGTGCACCGACTCCGGCCAGTACGGACTCAACGTGCCCGCCGATCAGTACCGCTCCTCCGGCACGCGACTCATCCGCACCTCGGACATCACGGCGAACGGCGAACTCAGGAACGCACACGACGGCGTCTTCGTGGACACCGTCCTGGAACCCCGCCACCAACTGCGCCAGGGCGACATCCTGCTGTCACGCAGCGGCACCCTGGGACGTTCTCTCCTCGTCCCCGCCGCGGCGGACGGGCACTCCTTCGCCGGGTTCCTGATCCGGTTCCGCCCCAGCGGCGACACCGAGCCGCGCTTCCTCAAGTACGCCACCCAGTCGGCCCCGTTCCAGGGAGTCGTGCACTCCGAGGCCGTCTCCTCGACCATCCAGAACTTCAACGCGGACCGCTACGCGAACATCCCGCTTCGGGCTCCCGGCACGGACGAGCAGCGCCGCATCGCCGACTTCCTCGACACGGAGATCGCCCGCGTCGACCGCCTCGCTCTCGCGCGTGAGCGCCAGCTGGCACTCGCCTTCGCACGGCTGGACGCCCTCGCCGTGCGGGAGACAGGACGCCTCCACGTCCGCGCGGCCGGTGAACCGCCCGCAGACTGGCCGGTGCGCCCACTGCGCAGGGCGATCAGGGGCATCAAGACCGGCTCGACTCCCTCCGGTTCCGGGCCTGAGCTGTGGACCGACGGATCACAGCCGGACACCCTCCCGTGGTACGGCCCCTCCGACTTCGAAGGTCTCCTCGGCCTTGGGGTGCCGGCAAGGCTTCTGCCCAGCGGCGCCGTCGCCGAGCGGGTGGTACCGCTGTTCCCCAAGGGCTCGGTACTGATCGTGGGCATCGGCGCGACCGCCGGAAAGGTCGCCTACCTCGATCACGACGCATCGGGAAACCAGCAGATCACCGCCCTCACGCCCGAGCGTGATGTCTCCGGAGAGTTCCTCGCCTGGCAACTCTGGGCGGCCGCAAGGGAACTTCGGAGTACAGCGCCCTACACCACACTGCCCATCATCAATAACGACTTCCTCAAATCATTCCTCATTGCTGTGCCCTCCCTCGGCCGGCAGCAGGAAGTCGCCCGCCGACTGAACCGCGCCGCCGACCATGTGGGCGCGTTGCGGGCGGCAGCGGTTCGGGCCTCGGGTCTGGTCCGGGAACGCCGCCAAGCCCTCATCACAGCCGCCGTGACCGGACAGTTCGACGTGTCCACCGCCGGCGGGCGCAACGTCACGGACGGAGTCACCGCGTAG
- a CDS encoding restriction endonuclease subunit S → MSWAETRLKHLCTDSGQYGLNVPADQYRSSGTRLIRTSDIAVNGELKSAREGVFVDAVLEPRHQLRQGDILLSRSGTLGRSLLVPAGADGHSFAGFLIRFRPNSDAEPRFLKYATQSAPFQGVVHSEAVSSTIQNFNADRYANIPLRAPDVDEQRRIADFLDVEIARVDALITARNSQVRGLEQLWEARLASRVDGLIATYGLVALRRLVTSVEQGWSPQCEDSEAAPQEWAILKTSAVSSGRFKPLEHKRLPNSLEPDLRHEITDGDILMTRGSGSPAHVGVAAVARTEGRRLLLSDLLYRVRLASGWSPEFVALLLGSRPVRGRMALLFRGQSGQTIKLRAEDIKAIEIPAVPSDVQDEISDALTRVRRDIISAQQAIHQSSSLLAERRQALITAAVTGQFDVSTAGGRNVTDGVTASP, encoded by the coding sequence ATGAGCTGGGCGGAGACGCGCCTCAAGCACCTGTGCACCGACTCGGGCCAGTACGGCCTCAATGTGCCGGCGGATCAGTACCGGTCCTCGGGCACGAGGCTCATTCGCACCTCGGACATCGCGGTGAACGGCGAACTCAAGAGTGCGCGCGAAGGCGTTTTCGTCGACGCCGTGCTGGAACCCCGCCATCAACTGCGCCAGGGGGACATCCTGCTGTCGCGAAGCGGCACGTTGGGGCGTTCCCTTCTTGTCCCGGCGGGAGCGGACGGCCACTCGTTCGCCGGGTTCCTGATCCGGTTCCGTCCGAACAGTGACGCTGAGCCCCGGTTCCTCAAGTACGCCACCCAGTCGGCCCCGTTCCAGGGAGTCGTGCACTCCGAAGCCGTTTCCTCGACGATCCAGAACTTCAACGCGGACCGCTACGCGAACATCCCGCTGCGGGCTCCCGACGTGGACGAGCAGCGCCGCATCGCCGACTTCCTGGACGTCGAGATCGCCCGTGTCGATGCCCTGATCACCGCACGGAATTCCCAGGTGCGCGGGCTGGAGCAGCTGTGGGAGGCCCGGTTGGCCTCCAGGGTCGACGGTCTCATCGCCACGTACGGGCTCGTCGCGCTGCGCCGCCTGGTCACATCCGTGGAACAGGGCTGGAGTCCGCAGTGCGAGGATTCCGAGGCCGCGCCTCAGGAGTGGGCGATCCTCAAGACCAGTGCCGTCAGTTCCGGCCGCTTCAAGCCCTTGGAGCACAAGCGGCTGCCCAACAGTCTTGAGCCCGATCTTCGCCACGAGATCACCGACGGCGACATTCTGATGACGCGTGGAAGCGGCTCTCCGGCACACGTCGGAGTGGCCGCGGTCGCCAGGACGGAGGGCCGGCGACTCCTGCTCAGCGATCTGCTGTACCGCGTGAGGCTTGCCTCGGGCTGGTCGCCGGAATTCGTCGCCCTGCTGCTGGGCAGCCGGCCTGTCCGTGGGCGCATGGCGCTTCTCTTCCGAGGGCAGTCGGGCCAGACCATCAAACTCAGGGCCGAGGACATCAAGGCCATCGAGATTCCGGCCGTCCCGAGCGACGTCCAGGACGAGATCTCGGATGCTCTCACCAGGGTGCGCCGCGACATCATCTCCGCCCAGCAGGCGATCCACCAGTCCAGCAGCCTTCTCGCGGAACGCCGCCAAGCCCTCATCACAGCCGCCGTGACCGGCCAGTTCGACGTCTCCACCGCCGGCGGGCGCAACGTCACGGACGGAGTCACCGCGTCGCCATGA